From the genome of Nasonia vitripennis strain AsymCx chromosome 1, Nvit_psr_1.1, whole genome shotgun sequence, one region includes:
- the LOC100119808 gene encoding serine/threonine-protein kinase 10 isoform X6, with protein sequence MSFLSNLKKAFHFGGNDAKKKKLYNNIKMDVNPEEFWDMIGELGDGAFGKVYKAQHKTTHQLAAAKMCALEGEDDLSDFMIEIDILSDFKHPNVVELHEAYFIEGKLWMLIEYCDGGAVDSIMVELEKALTEPQIAYVCQHMTKGLAFLHKSKVIHRDLKAGNVLLTMAGGVKIADFGVSAKNKYTLQKHDTFIGTPYWMAPEVVLCETFRDNPYDFKVDIWSLGITLIEFAQMEPPNHEMSPMRVLLKIQKSDPPKLEQPSRWSKDFNDFIAKALIKDPQARPTADELLKHPFISRNLDSKPIRDLLLEYKADVVEEELVDDEAEKAKKAKKHREQYQRIGCACGSPGPRQPHHPCVCQEQRTSQLPLELDQIGDDSASVRSDNDVKVAEKETNVAVPATAAKREESNKREINREGEKEERSKKLRKAESKENIPVSVEKKPAPKPPVAPSLAAAAALESNERRLSREKGPAPPPPTANKPEDATVVKPSAMDTSDQQQRSKSEEKAVNGESKQRRSSESKKPPTTPEKPQSQDQSRSKSVENKPSSGSTPGKPAATRQMSVEEKRKSAPVKPVDNIDEWKKQDEKLKPERKSSLDQTVKTENQQQQPSLAQVQAQSNRLSLEQKRKSVEEKLNAVLERQLSRENDVKHQQPQPQQNAVRKQSSHDPSVSPHPVSPSPLKSSVSTGDIKAAAAARRRSAEEEAFDKCRSEGGSSSRNDSLENFSDDSAENRVVAVNTKPEDTVDRPKTTTGAAVNVSVITSTPLKNDVARSGSGDNIVVITGTPQQQDLDHRANTSTRVRITSDSPDLSNSLASNVSQVTVVTTHPPVLIDATSSPPPPRRASSEVVIVANETNKTQINESTTEDDGFTSLDSLEYTPQEQPIVIGDSNKKIGKRLDESEVVIVSPILDEEEQQHLQDTSHVSVVTVGDEREQVKDSSALAVEDDRTRKLVNGQVRQSLDQSSTSLKATTKPKDSPGSGKSSTSSSRQQQQPSRDKRISPDSYEGSSSGSTRSHTPSKSIDRSDAESISTTISQDSRGSNKENNHVGNNNAVANTNNANGNENHRTESRQSSEIDEEVVLRRKPEYTREMPRRTKEDIERIQMMNLKKKTRKRTRKFEIDGVVVTTTTSKVIYGDDENGKFYDDQIFRKQELRELKMLQKMEQKQFQDLSQKAQLNKEQLEKRNEQERQMLERTAEADLDALVRQQRQQLDRAEAQQEADLRLASKKIRAEQERELKQFREGLKQDLRLLKQEVDLMPKEKRKSAFKVRKEKLEQEHEEREKLFLEKLNESHETSLRRLSDSHREKIALMERQFLQQKQQLLRAREAAIWELEERQIHERQQLLKRQLKDIFFLQRHQMLIRHEKELEQMKRMNQRKEEELVKRQTIERRNLPKRIRNEMKAREMMFRESMRISTLVSDPDAERDKLKKFQENEKKRYRAEQQRFELKHARQLEEMRASSDATIKELEQLQNEKRKMLMEHESIKLKEQEETYTKELREWKTLLKPRKQRLEEQFNMQMEEQEAVYGPSAMPLCLPPDLPDLTHHTASSTRSSLSSVSEG encoded by the exons ATGTCGTTCCTGTCGAATCTGAAGAAGGCGTTCCACTTCGGTGGCAACGAcgccaagaagaagaagctctaCAACAACATCAAGATGGACGTCAATCCCGAGGAGTTCTGGGATATGATCGGGGAACTCGGCGACGGTGCCTTCGGAAAGGTCTACAAG GCTCAGCACAAAACAACGCATCAGCTGGCTGCTGCGAAAATGTGCGCGCTCGAGGGCGAGGACGACCTCAGCGACTTTATGATCGAGATCGATATACTTTCCGACTTCAAGCATCCCAACGTAGTCGAGCTTCACGAGGCGTACTTCATCGAGGGCAAATTATGG ATGCTGATCGAGTACTGCGACGGCGGCGCCGTGGATTCGATAATGGTCGAGCTGGAGAAGGCGCTGACGGAGCCACAGATAGCCTACGTCTGTCAGCACATGACCAAGGGCCTTGCCTTCCTTCACAAGTCCAAAGTCATACACAGGGACTTGAAGGCTGGCAACGTTCTTCTGACCATGGCCGGTGGCGTTAAGATAG CGGACTTTGGTGTATCTGCGAAAAACAAGTATACACTGCAAAAGCACGACACGTTCATCGGTACTCCCTACTGGATGGCTCCAGAGGTCGTTCTGTGCGAGACGTTTAGGGATAATCCTTATGACTTCAAG GTGGACATCTGGTCGCTGGGAATCACCCTGATCGAGTTCGCGCAGATGGAGCCGCCGAATCACGAGATGTCGCCGATGCGGGTGctgctcaaaattcaaaagagCGACCCGCCGAAACTCGAACAGCCGAGTCGCTGGAGCAAGGATTTCAACGACTTCATCGCCAAGGCTCTGATCAAGGACCCACAGGCACGACCTACCGCCGACGAGCTACTCAAGCACCCGTTTATCAGCCGGAATCTCGACTCTAAACCCATAAGGGATCTGCTGCTCGAGTACAAAGCCGATGTGGTCGAGGAAGAGCTCGTCGACGATGAAGCTGAG AAGGCCAAAAAGGCGAAAAAGCACAGAGAACAGTATCAGCGGATCG GCTGTGCATGCGGCTCACCCGGGCCTCGCCAGCCCCATCACCCGTGCGTTTGCCAG GAGCAACGCACGTCACAGCTTCCCCTGGAATTGGATCAAATCGGAGATGACTCTGCATCTGTCCGCAGCGATAATGACGTCAAAG TTGCAGAGAAAGAAACGAACGTCGCAGTGCCAGCGACGGCAGcgaagagagaggagagcaaTAAGCGAGAAATTAACAGAGAAGGCGAGAAGGAGGAGCGCagcaaaaaattacgaaagGCGGAGTCCAAGGAGAATATACCCGTGTCGGTGGAGAAGAAACCT GCTCCGAAGCCCCCGGTCGCACCCAGtttagcagcagcggcagcactCGAGTCGAACGAGCGCcgactctctcgcgaaaaaggCCCGGCACCTCCACCTCCGACGGCCAACAAACCAGAAGACGCCACTGTCGTCAAACCAAGTGCCATGGACACGTCGGATCAACAGCAGAGATCCAAAAGCGAGGAGAAGGCAGTCAACGGCGAGAGCAAGCAGCGTCGCAGTTCCGAGTCGAAGAAGCCCCCGACGACGCCCGAGAAACCTCAGTCCCAGGACCAGTCAAGGTCCAAGTCTGTTGAGAACAAGCCAAGTTCTGGTAGCACACCAGGAAAACCCGCTGCCACCAGGCAGATGAGCGTCGAGGAAAAGAGAAAGTCCGCGCCTGTCAAACCTGTAGACAACATTGACGAGTGGAAAAAGCAGGATGAAAAGCTCAAACCCGAAAGGAAGTCGTCCCTTGATCAGACTGTCAAGACCGaaaaccagcagcagcaaccgaGTTTGGCGCAAGTCCAAGCACAGAGTAACCGTCTCAGTCTCGAGCAGAAACGCAAGTCCGTGGAGGAGAAACTAAACGCGGTTCTGGAGAGGCAGCTATCCCGTGAGAACGATGTAAAACATCAGCAACCACAACCGCAGCAGAACGCAGTGAGGAAGCAATCCTCGCATGATCCGTCCGTCTCTCCGCATCCTGTTAGTCCCAGTCCGCTCAAGTCGAGTGTATCGACTGGAGATATAAAGGCTGCGGCTGCAGCCAGGCGAAGGAGTGCCGAGGAAGAAGCGTTTGATAAGTGTAGAAGCGAGGGCGGTTCATCCTCACGCAATGATTCGCTCGAGAATTTCTCGGACGATTCTGCGGAGAATAGAGTTGTCGCGGTGAACACCAAGCCGGAAGATACCGTTGACAGGCCGAAGACCACTACGGGAGCTGCAGTCAACGTTTCTGTTATTACGTCGACGCCACTGAAGAATGACGTCGCCAGGAGTGGTAGTGGAGACAATATTGTAGTTATAACGG GAACACCGCAACAACAAGACCTAGATCATCGAGCTAATACTTCGACTCGGGTGCGCATAACATCTGATAGCCCAGATCTTTCCAATAGTTTAGCGAGCAACGTAAGCCAGGTGACGGTAGTAACAACCCACCCACCAGTCCTCATCGATGCAACCTCGAGTCCGCCCCCACCAAGAAGAGCTTCCTCTGAAGTCGTTATCGTTGCCAACGAGACTAACAAGACGCAG attaATGAAAGCACGACGGAAGATGATGGCTTCACGAGTCTAGATAGCCTGGAATACACACCACAAGAACAACCCATTGTTATCGGTGACTCTAACAAGAAGATCGGTAAACGACTGGATGAATCTGAGGTTGTAATAGTTAGTCCAATCCTTGATGAAGAAGAGCAACAGCACTTGCAGGACACTAGTCACGTATCTGTCGTCACTGTTGGCGATGAGCGCGAGCAGGTAAAGGACTCGTCAGCTCTTGCTGTCGAAGATGACAGAACACGTAAACTCGTGAATGGACAAGTGCGACAGTCTCTGGACCAATCTTCTACGTCACTTAAAGCAACCACCAAACCGAAAGATTCGCCTGGTAGTGGAAAATCATCTACGTCTTCCTCGcgtcaacaacaacaaccatCTCGTGACAAACGTATTTCGCCTGACAGCTACGAAGGCTCGAGTTCAGGCTCAACTCGGTCGCATACGCCGAGCAAGAGCATTGATCGCTCAGATGCGGAGTCTATCTCTACGACCATCAGCCAGGATAGCCGTGGCtccaataaagaaaataatcatGTCGGTAACAACAACGCTGTCGCAAACACAAACAACGCAAATGGTAATGAAAATCACAGGACTGAATCGAGACAATCTTCTGAAATCGACGAAGAAGTAGTGCTTCGCAGAAAGCCCGAGTACACGAGGGAGATGCCTAGGAGAACTAAGGAAGACATCGAGAGGATACAGATGATGAACCTCAAGAAAAAGACTCGAAAGCGCACGAGGAAGTTTGAGATTGACGGAGTTGTCGTTACCACGACTACATCCAAG GTGATATACGGCGACGACGAGAACGGCAAATTCTATGACGACCAGATATTCCGAAAACAAGAGCTGCGCGAGCTGAAGATGTTGCAGAAAATGGAACAAAAGCAGTTCCAGGATTTATCGCAGAAAGCTCAGTTGAATAAAGAACAGCTGGAGAAGCGTAACGAGCAAGAACGTCAGATGCTCGAGCGCACCGCTGAGGCTGACCTTGATGCGCTCGTGAGGCAGCAACGTCAGCAGCTTGATCGAGCCGAAGCGCAGCAAGAAGCTGATCTCAGGCTTGCCTCTAAAAAAATCAGGGCTGAACAAGAGCGAGAACTCAAGCAATTCAGAGAGGGACTCAAGCAAGACCTCAGGCTGCTCAAGCAGGAGGTTGACCTGATGCCGAAG gaaaAGCGCAAGAGTGCGTTTAAAGTACGCAAGGAGAAGCTGGAGCAAGAGCACGAGGAACGAGAAAAACTCTTCTTGGAGAAACTGAATGAGAGCCATGAAACGTCGTTACGACGGTTGTCGGATAGCCATCGTGAAAAGATTGCCTTGATGGAGCGGCAGTTTCTGCAACAGAAGCAACAACTGCTGCGTGCTCGTGAGGCTGCAATTTGGGAGTTAGAAGAGCGACAGATTCACGAGCGTCAGCAATTACTTAAACGGCAATTGAAGGACATTTTCTTCCTACAACGTCACCAGATGCTAATCAGGCATGAAAAAGAACTCGAGCAGATGAAGCGTATGAATCAGCGCAAGGAAGAGGAACTCGTCAAGCGACAAACCATAGAGCGCAGGAATCTACCCAAACGAATTCGTAACGAAATGAAGGCACGCGAAATGATGTTCAG GGAGTCGATGAGGATCTCAACTCTGGTTTCGGATCCGGACGCTGAGCGCGATAAACTTAAGAAGTTCCAGGAGAACGAGAAAAAGAGGTATCGCGCAGAGCAGCAACGCTTCGAGCTCAAACACGCGCGTCAGCTTGAGGAGATGCGCGCCTCGAGCGACGCCACGATCAAAGAACTTGAGCAGCTTCAGAACGAGAAGCGCAAGATGCTCATGGAACATGAGTCAATAAAACTCAAAGAGCAGGAAGAGACCTACACGAAGGAGTTACGCGAGTGGAAAACGTTACTCAAGCCCCGAAAACAG AGGCTAGAAGAACAATTCAATATGCAGATGGAAGAGCAAGAAGCCGTATACGGCCCGAGCGCTATGCCACTGTGCCTGCCGCCGGATCTGCCCGATCTGACTCACCACACGGCCAGTTCGACGCGAAGCTCACTGTCCTCTGTGAGCGAGGGTTGA
- the LOC100119808 gene encoding serine/threonine-protein kinase 10 isoform X7 — translation MSFLSNLKKAFHFGGNDAKKKKLYNNIKMDVNPEEFWDMIGELGDGAFGKVYKAQHKTTHQLAAAKMCALEGEDDLSDFMIEIDILSDFKHPNVVELHEAYFIEGKLWMLIEYCDGGAVDSIMVELEKALTEPQIAYVCQHMTKGLAFLHKSKVIHRDLKAGNVLLTMAGGVKIADFGVSAKNKYTLQKHDTFIGTPYWMAPEVVLCETFRDNPYDFKVDIWSLGITLIEFAQMEPPNHEMSPMRVLLKIQKSDPPKLEQPSRWSKDFNDFIAKALIKDPQARPTADELLKHPFISRNLDSKPIRDLLLEYKADVVEEELVDDEAEKAKKAKKHREQYQRIGCACGSPGPRQPHHPCVCQEQRTSQLPLELDQIGDDSASVRSDNDVKVAEKETNVAVPATAAKREESNKREINREGEKEERSKKLRKAESKENIPVSVEKKPAPKPPVAPSLAAAAALESNERRLSREKGPAPPPPTANKPEDATVVKPSAMDTSDQQQRSKSEEKAVNGESKQRRSSESKKPPTTPEKPQSQDQSRSKSVENKPSSGSTPGKPAATRQMSVEEKRKSAPVKPVDNIDEWKKQDEKLKPERKSSLDQTVKTENQQQQPSLAQVQAQSNRLSLEQKRKSVEEKLNAVLERQLSRENDVKHQQPQPQQNAVRKQSSHDPSVSPHPVSPSPLKSSVSTGDIKAAAAARRRSAEEEAFDKCRSEGGSSSRNDSLENFSDDSAENRVVAVNTKPEDTVDRPKTTTGAAVNVSVITSTPLKNDVARSGSGDNIVVITGTPQQQDLDHRANTSTRVRITSDSPDLSNSLASNVSQVTVVTTHPPVLIDATSSPPPPRRASSEVVIVANETNKTQINESTTEDDGFTSLDSLEYTPQEQPIVIGDSNKKIGKRLDESEVVIVSPILDEEEQQHLQDTSHVSVVTVGDEREQVKDSSALAVEDDRTRKLVNGQVRQSLDQSSTSLKATTKPKDSPGSGKSSTSSSRQQQQPSRDKRISPDSYEGSSSGSTRSHTPSKSIDRSDAESISTTISQDSRGSNKENNHVGNNNAVANTNNANGNENHRTESRQSSEIDEEVVLRRKPEYTREMPRRTKEDIERIQMMNLKKKTRKRTRKFEIDGVVVTTTTSKVIYGDDENGKFYDDQIFRKQELRELKMLQKMEQKQFQDLSQKAQLNKEQLEKRNEQERQMLERTAEADLDALVRQQRQQLDRAEAQQEADLRLASKKIRAEQERELKQFREGLKQDLRLLKQEVDLMPKEKRKSAFKVRKEKLEQEHEEREKLFLEKLNESHETSLRRLSDSHREKIALMERQFLQQKQQLLRAREAAIWELEERQIHERQQLLKRQLKDIFFLQRHQMLIRHEKELEQMKRMNQRKEEELVKRQTIERRNLPKRIRNEMKAREMMFRESMRISTLVSDPDAERDKLKKFQENEKKRYRAEQQRFELKHARQLEEMRASSDATIKELEQLQNEKRKMLMEHESIKLKEQEETYTKELREWKTLLKPRKQTCYGLSSQGPR, via the exons ATGTCGTTCCTGTCGAATCTGAAGAAGGCGTTCCACTTCGGTGGCAACGAcgccaagaagaagaagctctaCAACAACATCAAGATGGACGTCAATCCCGAGGAGTTCTGGGATATGATCGGGGAACTCGGCGACGGTGCCTTCGGAAAGGTCTACAAG GCTCAGCACAAAACAACGCATCAGCTGGCTGCTGCGAAAATGTGCGCGCTCGAGGGCGAGGACGACCTCAGCGACTTTATGATCGAGATCGATATACTTTCCGACTTCAAGCATCCCAACGTAGTCGAGCTTCACGAGGCGTACTTCATCGAGGGCAAATTATGG ATGCTGATCGAGTACTGCGACGGCGGCGCCGTGGATTCGATAATGGTCGAGCTGGAGAAGGCGCTGACGGAGCCACAGATAGCCTACGTCTGTCAGCACATGACCAAGGGCCTTGCCTTCCTTCACAAGTCCAAAGTCATACACAGGGACTTGAAGGCTGGCAACGTTCTTCTGACCATGGCCGGTGGCGTTAAGATAG CGGACTTTGGTGTATCTGCGAAAAACAAGTATACACTGCAAAAGCACGACACGTTCATCGGTACTCCCTACTGGATGGCTCCAGAGGTCGTTCTGTGCGAGACGTTTAGGGATAATCCTTATGACTTCAAG GTGGACATCTGGTCGCTGGGAATCACCCTGATCGAGTTCGCGCAGATGGAGCCGCCGAATCACGAGATGTCGCCGATGCGGGTGctgctcaaaattcaaaagagCGACCCGCCGAAACTCGAACAGCCGAGTCGCTGGAGCAAGGATTTCAACGACTTCATCGCCAAGGCTCTGATCAAGGACCCACAGGCACGACCTACCGCCGACGAGCTACTCAAGCACCCGTTTATCAGCCGGAATCTCGACTCTAAACCCATAAGGGATCTGCTGCTCGAGTACAAAGCCGATGTGGTCGAGGAAGAGCTCGTCGACGATGAAGCTGAG AAGGCCAAAAAGGCGAAAAAGCACAGAGAACAGTATCAGCGGATCG GCTGTGCATGCGGCTCACCCGGGCCTCGCCAGCCCCATCACCCGTGCGTTTGCCAG GAGCAACGCACGTCACAGCTTCCCCTGGAATTGGATCAAATCGGAGATGACTCTGCATCTGTCCGCAGCGATAATGACGTCAAAG TTGCAGAGAAAGAAACGAACGTCGCAGTGCCAGCGACGGCAGcgaagagagaggagagcaaTAAGCGAGAAATTAACAGAGAAGGCGAGAAGGAGGAGCGCagcaaaaaattacgaaagGCGGAGTCCAAGGAGAATATACCCGTGTCGGTGGAGAAGAAACCT GCTCCGAAGCCCCCGGTCGCACCCAGtttagcagcagcggcagcactCGAGTCGAACGAGCGCcgactctctcgcgaaaaaggCCCGGCACCTCCACCTCCGACGGCCAACAAACCAGAAGACGCCACTGTCGTCAAACCAAGTGCCATGGACACGTCGGATCAACAGCAGAGATCCAAAAGCGAGGAGAAGGCAGTCAACGGCGAGAGCAAGCAGCGTCGCAGTTCCGAGTCGAAGAAGCCCCCGACGACGCCCGAGAAACCTCAGTCCCAGGACCAGTCAAGGTCCAAGTCTGTTGAGAACAAGCCAAGTTCTGGTAGCACACCAGGAAAACCCGCTGCCACCAGGCAGATGAGCGTCGAGGAAAAGAGAAAGTCCGCGCCTGTCAAACCTGTAGACAACATTGACGAGTGGAAAAAGCAGGATGAAAAGCTCAAACCCGAAAGGAAGTCGTCCCTTGATCAGACTGTCAAGACCGaaaaccagcagcagcaaccgaGTTTGGCGCAAGTCCAAGCACAGAGTAACCGTCTCAGTCTCGAGCAGAAACGCAAGTCCGTGGAGGAGAAACTAAACGCGGTTCTGGAGAGGCAGCTATCCCGTGAGAACGATGTAAAACATCAGCAACCACAACCGCAGCAGAACGCAGTGAGGAAGCAATCCTCGCATGATCCGTCCGTCTCTCCGCATCCTGTTAGTCCCAGTCCGCTCAAGTCGAGTGTATCGACTGGAGATATAAAGGCTGCGGCTGCAGCCAGGCGAAGGAGTGCCGAGGAAGAAGCGTTTGATAAGTGTAGAAGCGAGGGCGGTTCATCCTCACGCAATGATTCGCTCGAGAATTTCTCGGACGATTCTGCGGAGAATAGAGTTGTCGCGGTGAACACCAAGCCGGAAGATACCGTTGACAGGCCGAAGACCACTACGGGAGCTGCAGTCAACGTTTCTGTTATTACGTCGACGCCACTGAAGAATGACGTCGCCAGGAGTGGTAGTGGAGACAATATTGTAGTTATAACGG GAACACCGCAACAACAAGACCTAGATCATCGAGCTAATACTTCGACTCGGGTGCGCATAACATCTGATAGCCCAGATCTTTCCAATAGTTTAGCGAGCAACGTAAGCCAGGTGACGGTAGTAACAACCCACCCACCAGTCCTCATCGATGCAACCTCGAGTCCGCCCCCACCAAGAAGAGCTTCCTCTGAAGTCGTTATCGTTGCCAACGAGACTAACAAGACGCAG attaATGAAAGCACGACGGAAGATGATGGCTTCACGAGTCTAGATAGCCTGGAATACACACCACAAGAACAACCCATTGTTATCGGTGACTCTAACAAGAAGATCGGTAAACGACTGGATGAATCTGAGGTTGTAATAGTTAGTCCAATCCTTGATGAAGAAGAGCAACAGCACTTGCAGGACACTAGTCACGTATCTGTCGTCACTGTTGGCGATGAGCGCGAGCAGGTAAAGGACTCGTCAGCTCTTGCTGTCGAAGATGACAGAACACGTAAACTCGTGAATGGACAAGTGCGACAGTCTCTGGACCAATCTTCTACGTCACTTAAAGCAACCACCAAACCGAAAGATTCGCCTGGTAGTGGAAAATCATCTACGTCTTCCTCGcgtcaacaacaacaaccatCTCGTGACAAACGTATTTCGCCTGACAGCTACGAAGGCTCGAGTTCAGGCTCAACTCGGTCGCATACGCCGAGCAAGAGCATTGATCGCTCAGATGCGGAGTCTATCTCTACGACCATCAGCCAGGATAGCCGTGGCtccaataaagaaaataatcatGTCGGTAACAACAACGCTGTCGCAAACACAAACAACGCAAATGGTAATGAAAATCACAGGACTGAATCGAGACAATCTTCTGAAATCGACGAAGAAGTAGTGCTTCGCAGAAAGCCCGAGTACACGAGGGAGATGCCTAGGAGAACTAAGGAAGACATCGAGAGGATACAGATGATGAACCTCAAGAAAAAGACTCGAAAGCGCACGAGGAAGTTTGAGATTGACGGAGTTGTCGTTACCACGACTACATCCAAG GTGATATACGGCGACGACGAGAACGGCAAATTCTATGACGACCAGATATTCCGAAAACAAGAGCTGCGCGAGCTGAAGATGTTGCAGAAAATGGAACAAAAGCAGTTCCAGGATTTATCGCAGAAAGCTCAGTTGAATAAAGAACAGCTGGAGAAGCGTAACGAGCAAGAACGTCAGATGCTCGAGCGCACCGCTGAGGCTGACCTTGATGCGCTCGTGAGGCAGCAACGTCAGCAGCTTGATCGAGCCGAAGCGCAGCAAGAAGCTGATCTCAGGCTTGCCTCTAAAAAAATCAGGGCTGAACAAGAGCGAGAACTCAAGCAATTCAGAGAGGGACTCAAGCAAGACCTCAGGCTGCTCAAGCAGGAGGTTGACCTGATGCCGAAG gaaaAGCGCAAGAGTGCGTTTAAAGTACGCAAGGAGAAGCTGGAGCAAGAGCACGAGGAACGAGAAAAACTCTTCTTGGAGAAACTGAATGAGAGCCATGAAACGTCGTTACGACGGTTGTCGGATAGCCATCGTGAAAAGATTGCCTTGATGGAGCGGCAGTTTCTGCAACAGAAGCAACAACTGCTGCGTGCTCGTGAGGCTGCAATTTGGGAGTTAGAAGAGCGACAGATTCACGAGCGTCAGCAATTACTTAAACGGCAATTGAAGGACATTTTCTTCCTACAACGTCACCAGATGCTAATCAGGCATGAAAAAGAACTCGAGCAGATGAAGCGTATGAATCAGCGCAAGGAAGAGGAACTCGTCAAGCGACAAACCATAGAGCGCAGGAATCTACCCAAACGAATTCGTAACGAAATGAAGGCACGCGAAATGATGTTCAG GGAGTCGATGAGGATCTCAACTCTGGTTTCGGATCCGGACGCTGAGCGCGATAAACTTAAGAAGTTCCAGGAGAACGAGAAAAAGAGGTATCGCGCAGAGCAGCAACGCTTCGAGCTCAAACACGCGCGTCAGCTTGAGGAGATGCGCGCCTCGAGCGACGCCACGATCAAAGAACTTGAGCAGCTTCAGAACGAGAAGCGCAAGATGCTCATGGAACATGAGTCAATAAAACTCAAAGAGCAGGAAGAGACCTACACGAAGGAGTTACGCGAGTGGAAAACGTTACTCAAGCCCCGAAAACAG ACGTGCTACGGTCTTAGCTCGCAAGGACCTCGATAG